The genomic interval GCGAGGTTCAGAGTCTCGGCGATCTGGCGCGCGGCGGCGGAGATCGCGTCGGCGCCGGTGGCTTCCGGGTCCGTGCGCTGGGCGTGCACGATGGTGCGGTAGTTGGCGTCCTGCTCGACCTCCTGGGCGATCCGGTCCATGGTCTGGACCGCCTCGACCGGGAACTGGCCGGCGGCCGATTCGGCCGACAGCATGATCGCATCGGCGCCCTCGAACACCGCGGTCGCCACGTCCGACACCTCGGCGCGTGTCGGCACCGGCGCGGTGATCATCGATTCCAGCATCTGGGTCGCGACGACGACCGGCTTGCCGGCGCGCCGCGCGGCGCGGGTGATGCGCTTCTGCAGTCCGGGAACCTTCTCCAGCGGCATCTCGACGCCGAGGTCGCCGCGCGCCACCATCAGCGCGTCCGACAACTCGATGATCTCGTCCAGCCGGTCGATCGCCTGCGGCTTCTCGATCTTGGCCAGCACGCCGGCGCGTCCACGGACGATCTTGCGCACCTCAGCGATGTCGTCCGGGCGCTGGATGAAGGACAGGGCGACCCAGTCGACGCCGGCGTCGAGCACCGCCGTCAGGTCGCTGCGGTCCTTGTTGGTCAGCGCGCTCATGGCGATCTCGCTGTCGGGCACGCTGACGCCCTTCTTGTCGGACAGCTTGCCGCCGACCTCGACGCGGGTCACCGCGCGCTCGGCCGTGCATTCGCTCACGCTGAGGCGGATCTTGCCGTCGTCGAGCAGCAGGCGGTGGCCGGGCTCCAGTGCGCGCAGGATTTCCGGATGCGGCAGATGGACGCGGGTGACGTCGCCGGGGGCGGGATCGGAATCGAGCACGAAGGTCGCACCGTCCTCAAGCACTACCGGGCCGTCGGTGAACTTGCCGACGCGCAGCTTGGGGCCCTGCAGGTCGGCCAGGATGCCGATCGGCCGGCGCACGGCGTCCTCGACCGCCCGGATCCGCCCGACCAGCTCGCGCATCAGAGCGTGGTCGGCATGGCTCATGTTGATGCGGAACACGTCCGCGCCGGCCTGGTAGAGCTTCTCAATGCTAGCCTGATCTGAGGACGACGGGCCGAGGGTTGCGAGGATCTTTACCCGTCTGTTGCGCCTCATCGTCCGCCTGTCCCCTGCTGTACCGGTTCGGTGAGTTGAACCGTCCAATTGCTCTGTTCGCCCGTATCGATCTCGAAGAAGCCCGTGCGTTCGTAGCCGCGCGCCACGCAATCCTCTATCCCGCGGATGGTGAATTCCTTTTCGCGCGTGCACATGTAGGCACGTCCGCCCCATTCGCCGAACTGGTCGTAATCAACCGCGTAGATGTAATAATACCGTGACACCAGGGCACCCGGAACCAGCGTCTCGCAGGAATTGGGGGAAAGGTTCCACCAGCCTTCCGTGACCCAGTCGGTCTTGTCCTTGTAGCCGATGGCGACACCGACCTGGCTTTCGGTCTTGTTGCACAGGCGCAAGTCCGCCCGGGCAGGATCCACGAACACCGCCAGAGCGAGAAGTGCGGCCAGGGCACTTGCCGGCATTCCGGCAAGCAGTCGGTGGATGATCGATCCCGACAGGCGGCGCACCCCATTTGTGTTCATCTGCAATCGCTTGTCTCGCGGCATTCGAATCTAGGCTTTTTGCGGGGCCGGTCAGGTCTTGTCAACGACGATGGCTCGGAAGTCGTTGACATTCGTATAGGTCGGTCCCGGGACGAGCAGATCCGAGAGTGTCTCGAAAAAACCCGTGCTGTCGTTTCTGGCCAGAAATGAGGCGGCATCAAGGCCCCTGGCCCGCGCGCGGTCCAGTGTGCCGGGATCGACGAGGGCGCCGGCCGGATCTGTGGAAAGCCCGCGTCCGCCGTCGGTGCCGTCGGTGTCGCCCGCGAGCGCCGCAATGCCGGGAGCCCCGTCAAGAGCCAGCGCCAGAGCCAGCGCGTATTCCTGGTTCGGTCCGCCGCGTCCGTCGCCGCGAATCGTAACCGTCAGTTCGCCGCCCGACAAAAGCACACAGCGCCGTCCGGCCCCCGCCATCTCGCGGGCCAGGCGGGCGTGCTCCGCCGCGCGATCGCGTGCCTCGCCCTCCAGGCTGTCGCCGAGCAGTACGGCCACGTAGCCGGCAGCCTCGGCGACGCGCGCCGCCGCCTCGAGCGAGGCCTTCGGCCGGGCGACGATCCGGAAGGTGGTCGGCTCGAAGGCGGCATCGCCCGGCTTGGGGGTCTCGTTGGCCGGATCGGCAAGCGCGGCGCGGATCGAGGCGGCCGGCTCGATGCCGCGCGCAAGGCAGATCGCGCGGGCATCGGCGAGCGTCGTCGGATCCGGCACGGTCGGTCCCGAGGCGATCACCGCCGGGTCGTCGCGCGGCACGTCGGAGATCGCCAGCGTGGTCAGCCGTGCGCCGCGCCCGAGCGCCTGGGCCAGGTGGCCGCCCTTGATGCGTGACAGGTGCTTGCGCACGGTGTTGATCTCGTCGATCGTCGCGCCGGAGCGCAGCAGGGCCTTGGTCAGCGCCTGCTTGTCCGCCAGCGAGACGCCGGCGACCGGCGCGATCCAGTTGGCCG from Polymorphum gilvum SL003B-26A1 carries:
- the pyk gene encoding pyruvate kinase produces the protein MRRNRRVKILATLGPSSSDQASIEKLYQAGADVFRINMSHADHALMRELVGRIRAVEDAVRRPIGILADLQGPKLRVGKFTDGPVVLEDGATFVLDSDPAPGDVTRVHLPHPEILRALEPGHRLLLDDGKIRLSVSECTAERAVTRVEVGGKLSDKKGVSVPDSEIAMSALTNKDRSDLTAVLDAGVDWVALSFIQRPDDIAEVRKIVRGRAGVLAKIEKPQAIDRLDEIIELSDALMVARGDLGVEMPLEKVPGLQKRITRAARRAGKPVVVATQMLESMITAPVPTRAEVSDVATAVFEGADAIMLSAESAAGQFPVEAVQTMDRIAQEVEQDANYRTIVHAQRTDPEATGADAISAAARQIAETLNLAAVVCYTSSGATGLRAARERPSTPVIALSPVVSTARRLALAWGLHCVVSEDAHDENDMVDRACRISYQEHFAKPGQRIIITAGVPFGTPGSTNMLRIAFVGSDGLGGI
- a CDS encoding DUF1036 domain-containing protein, giving the protein MNTNGVRRLSGSIIHRLLAGMPASALAALLALAVFVDPARADLRLCNKTESQVGVAIGYKDKTDWVTEGWWNLSPNSCETLVPGALVSRYYYIYAVDYDQFGEWGGRAYMCTREKEFTIRGIEDCVARGYERTGFFEIDTGEQSNWTVQLTEPVQQGTGGR
- a CDS encoding glycerate kinase type-2 family protein, translating into MATDTRFAPFLKSLFDAAVAAAHPAQCLPAHLPEADGRIVLLAAGKAGGAMTEVAERHYREDRGLGPDRLTGLCVTRHGYARPTGSLELVEAGHPVPDEAGVEATRRVLDLARTAGPGDHVVVLLSGGGSANWIAPVAGVSLADKQALTKALLRSGATIDEINTVRKHLSRIKGGHLAQALGRGARLTTLAISDVPRDDPAVIASGPTVPDPTTLADARAICLARGIEPAASIRAALADPANETPKPGDAAFEPTTFRIVARPKASLEAAARVAEAAGYVAVLLGDSLEGEARDRAAEHARLAREMAGAGRRCVLLSGGELTVTIRGDGRGGPNQEYALALALALDGAPGIAALAGDTDGTDGGRGLSTDPAGALVDPGTLDRARARGLDAASFLARNDSTGFFETLSDLLVPGPTYTNVNDFRAIVVDKT